A section of the Acanthochromis polyacanthus isolate Apoly-LR-REF ecotype Palm Island chromosome 1, KAUST_Apoly_ChrSc, whole genome shotgun sequence genome encodes:
- the LOC127534205 gene encoding uncharacterized protein LOC127534205 isoform X2 codes for MVAHRLPTSSNVRWNFHSRAINTVFEHREDLIQCFENIRDSGDFDASTIREAGAMTMLLEHQDFKFFLELFHHIMPHVDFLYAKPQKKNIDAVHIKVSIQQFEQDIENIRNSLHSMGEQRSGCLTAKRCRALSSEDCQRVAEEICNTILGHTKERFSFTDHLVCATLLQEDRFEEHHGSFPEEALQRTLKAYPMLNGSKLKTELGLIYRKVEFRACCGALYLFQLFMENNLEVVFSETVNLLRILITAPMSTAGAERGFSTLKRVKTFLRNTMTQERLNALAMLSMEKRLVCEMTDFNQKVIDKFSGLKDAPEGGDFK; via the exons ATGGTGGCCCATAGACTGCCAACATCCAGCAATGTCAGATGGAACTTTCACAGCCGAGCCATCAACACTGTGTTTGAGCACAGAGAGgatctcattcagtgttttgagAACATACGAGACTCAGGTGACTTTGATGCCAGTACCATCAGAGAGGCAGGAGCCATGACCATGCTGCTGGAACATCAGGACTTTAAGTTCTTTCTGGAACTTTTTCACCACATCATGCCACATGTGGACTTCCTCTATGCCAAGCCCCAGAAGAAGAACATAGATGCAGTCCACATAAAAGTGAGCATCCAGCAGTTTGAACAGGACATCGAAAACATCAG AAATTCTCTCCATTCCATGGGTGAGCAAAGAAGTGGCTGTCTGACAGCAAAGAGGTGTCGGGCACTCAGTTCAGAGGATTGTCAAAGGGTTGCAGAAGAG ATCTGCAACACCATTCTGGGACACACCAAGGAGCGCTTCTCCTTCACCGACCATCTCGTCTGTGCAACCTTGTTGCAGGAGGACAGGTTTGAGGAACATCACGGGTCATTTCCTGAAGAGGCACTGCAACGCACTTTGAAGGCCTACCCGATGCTGAATGGAAGCAAGCTGAAGACAGAACTCGGTCTCATCTACAGGAAAGTAGAGTTCAGAGCCTGCTGTGGTGCACTATACCTATTCCAGCTGTTCATGGAGAACAATCTTGAAGTTGTCTTTTCAGAAACTGTCAATCTTTTAAGGATCCTGATCACCGCACCCATGAGCACAGCTGGAGCCGAGAGGGGTTTCTCAaccttgaaaagagtgaaaacttTTCTCAGAAACACCATGACCCAGGAAAGGCTGAATGCCTTGGCCATGCTCTCCATGGAAAAGAGACTtgtttgtgaaatgacagatttcaatCAGAAAGTCATTGATAAATTTTCTGGCCTGAAGGACGCACCTGAAGGAGGAGACTTCAAGTAA